GGTTGTAATCATATGTCATGCTTTTGGTTCTCaaaaaaatctcattttaacttaaaaacactttttacacAATGATACACATAATATGTTTACAAATATCGAAGAATGTAGAGAATCAGAATCTGtaacatttagtagtaaaacaacaaaaatcttTGGAAATAATCATGCAGCTGTTTACAAGAGCTACATGTACAAcatgtgtatactgtatatgtagaAATGGGAATATCCAGACTTAAATGTTGTGCCATCATCATGCACAGCACACTTTACATAAAGGCACAGCTGGGCAAAGCACAAAGGAGaatcatagatagatagataaatagatagatggataggtagatagatagatagatagatagatggatagatagatagatagatagatagatagatagatggataggtagatagatagatagatagatagatggatagatagatagatggatagagagcAGGACTTTTTTGTCCCAAAGTACATGAGAAGTAGGTGAgaggaaatattttttaagGAGTCCTGAGGgttaaaccctttttttttataaactttaGAATAGAagataattcatttttaaatttttaaatttaGCATGTGTATTTAAATCAATGACTGATCTCCTGCAGGGGAGCTGTACGGATTCTACTGAGCAGTTTATTTAGTGAATCGTCTTTCTTTTGTCTTCCTCCAGCCTCAGGGTCAGTGGACAAGAGCCTGATGATCTGGAATCTGGCTCTTAAGACGAGGGCCTTTCGATTTGTCGGCCACCAAGATGTCATCACTGGGGTGCAGTTCTCCCCATCAGGTAACCTGGTGGCAACGTCGTCCAAGGACCGAACAGTCAGACTGTGGACGCCTTCCATGTAGGTTTTCAAAGTCACTGTTACTGCTTTAACCATGACTTTTTTATTCACCAAGTACAATAAATGGACAGTCATATAGAATGAATGATCTGGTGCAGACTAAAGTAAGTGTATTCTTTGTGTGTTGTATCACAGGAAAGGAGAATCAACAGAGTTTAAAGCTCACACTGCTTCGGTGCGCAGTGTTGCATTCTCCCACGATGGCCAGAGACTGGTAACAGCGTCTGATGACAAGTCAGTCAAAGTGTGGAGCGTTCATAGACAGTGCTTCATCTACTCCCTCAACCAGCACACGAACTGGGTGCGCTGTGCCAGGTACAGCATGATTGTCAGCACCCAGTATAGCATTAGAATGTGCATGGATattaaacataaacatgttGCAATGCATTCAGAAAGTATTAAGTCCTCTTCAATTTTTCACACTGGATAATGTTGCAGCCAAATTTTTCCCTAATCAGTCATTTGAGACATTATTAGGAAAGACACATAACTGTCTATATAAAGTCTTAAAGCTGATTTCACATGTGGcagagtttgttttctgtgattGTTACCTGTGCAGAATCTTTAtagctactttcagacatgcactaagCTTGGCTGAGAAGAGGTTTATATGTGAACGCAAATGTTGGAGTAGAATCTCCTgagtttctctggaatttctacGCCTGGCTCCCTAAAGTTTGCAGAAAGTATAGAGGAgacgatgtgagaacacagcaggagaacctCCATCGGTGACAATGTGATGTGAACAAAAAGAATTGATGAAGAATTTAGATAATTATTACTTTATGTATCTGAACAGAGAATTTCCTGCTGCGTTGTGAATATTTGACAGGCAACcgcagagaaagtctggaccaattctccagagttcctccacaagtcatgtctgaaaacggcttatgaAACATCTATGATAAGTAGGCCTAAGCTACTTATTTGTCAGGCGTGGCTATAGtatatttattgtgtgtttacactgtttttgtcttttccttgCTGCAGGTTCTCTCCAGATGGGCGGCTCATAGCTTCCTGTGGGGACGACCGCTCAGTCCGACTTTGGGACACATCCAGCAAACAATGCATCAACTGTTTCACTGACTACGGAGGGTAAGTTCCCAGAAATAACCTCCATGGGCATCTTTTCATTCTTCTcagctattttattttattttgtggcaGCTATTTTTGTGGGGTGAATTTgatgaaatatgtttgtgtaaTTGCACAAAATCATTAGCAAAGTCtcatttaattatatattttttgtttctaaACAGTAGAATTGTTCAGTTTCATAATTTGAATTTTGATTTGTAGACTAAAGCATCACTGAACagaatttaaacattaaattttGAATGATGGGTTTTTGTATATCGCCTGCACAGTTAGTTATGGTAATTGAACACAAATTATCCATAGATATTTACAATTATGGAAGgtagttcattttatttttccttgtaAAAACTGGTTAAGGACAATATATGAAAATGATGTTAAAAAGCTAACTCTCATTAattgtattatgtattttgATTGATGAGCACTGTCCCTATCAAAtgatagaaaatacaaaaagaatgtAAAAACCACTGTAACTGATTTGGTCTAGTCATTGCTCGGTTTCTCCCATAGATGGCACTGCTGTGTATTATTTACCTCCTGGTAGCTGCTACAGGTCACTGactctgtttttattatcaCAGGTCAACAACGTTTGTTGAGTTCAACTCCAGCGGCACCTGCATTGCATCATCGGGAGCTGACAGTTCACTAAAAATCTGGGATCTACGGACCAACAAGCTGATTCAGCATTATCAGGGTGtgtcaaaatgtcagagctACAGTAGAATACTGGTGATATATCAAGATTGGAAAATTGAGTCATTATCTAAAATGTTCTTTCAAATAGTTGTAAAATGTAGAAGATCCTGACTGATTGTTTGTCAGCTGAGGAATTATTATGGGAAGTGCACCACTAGGCGAAGCCCCTGCAATGCAATGCATCGCTTCTGTAAATTTTCCTCCCACAATGTTTGAtgtacattcacacaaagaGCATCAAACCGCGCACATTCGTCAAGCGGTTCATTCGCAAATCGCAAGAATACAGAAACccaaatgcatgggagtcaGGGTCTTTCGCCCAGTTAGAGCGAGTGTTAAAAAAACGGCTGTTTTTCAGTGACTTTTGGTGCTAAAACTGCTCTCAAAGCCACAAATGAAGGTTgtcagacatgatttttacatcaaaataaaatacggTTGTTTGCTTTGCAGACATGTCACTATGACCTCTCTCAGACCAATGCTTTTGTTTGTAGAATTATTTTGACAAAAGTTTTCCGGTTTCACCTCTCCATTGGATGCCATGttaattttgaaaagaaaaggtcTGAGGGAACAGTCAGCATTTTATAACTCCCTCCCATGGTCACATTTCTTAACtcaaaccaataaaaaaaatatctgtacgttcggcaaagtcttgggattctcaccccccccccccatagtaacaggatgttatcaGGAAACCTGTCAAGagcctagattttcaaaataagtaGTCGTCTCcaccttctttctctctcactgtctcactctctctcagggtctctaTCTTTCCTCTTAAATGAAATGTCTCTCTCAAgaacaaggcacccattcaaaatttCTCCAGGAGGAATTTTAATCTATTATCCTGTAGAGCATTCAGACACAGTATTTCTACTATATCTTCTTTAAGGGTGAATTACTTATTATATTACTAATGTGTTTTgcttgcttgtttgtgtgtgtggctaaaaacattttattttgccatTGGGATCAGTCCACAGTGCAGGAATCAACAGTTTTTCCTTCCACCCATCCAACAACTACCTGATAAGCGGTTCCACTGATGGCATGGTCAAGATTCTGGACCTGCTGGAGGGACGCCTCATCTACACCCTGCATGGACACAAGGTGATGCTGCAGCACAGCTCAGTTCACTCACAGACACCGATCAGACATTATCAGACTCTACAGGCAGTCTGAGCAGCTGTTCCAATATTTTCCATAGTCCTTGATGCTCTTTGCCTTAGTAAGTTCTGTTAATCACCAACATTGTGTTTTGCAGGGTGCTGTAATCACAGTAGCCTTTTCCAGGACTGGAGATCAGTTTGCGTCAGGGGGAGCTGATGGTCAGGTTGGTGTTTCATGACTCAGTAAAGACCCTGTGTTCTCTATACCCTCAATAGCTTCTAACTTCAGTGACTatggtggctgtggctgagggggtggaGCAGTTGTCCTCTAACCAATGTTGGCGGTTCTATCCCAGTTTTCCCtttctgcatgccgaagtgccCTTGGGCAAGCTACTGAACCCaagatgaatgtgtgaatggcaaaggCGACTGTAAAGCATTTTGACTGGTCAGCAAGATTAGAAAAAtgctttataaatataaatacatttatttactaCGTTaaatggacaccaatattcagaCTTTAGACCTAAATAAGAAATTATTTTGATAATGGTGTTTATATGTGTTGCAAAGTGAATATTCCACATCAATATGATGAGTATGTCATTGCATTCAATGTTATTCCCCCTGTTTTAAATCCCCAATGTAAAATAGTTTAATGTACGATACTGTATATAGCCCTTGGTataggtgttttattttttatttttgctaaaGCTACATCTCCTattcatttttccattttgctGGTAGTTGCTGTATGTCGATGtcacaaaatgctgtgaaaactccaataAGACGTTATAATACAATTAAGTTGTTTACATGTCAACATAGTCTGACTAAGATCAGAATACTCCACGTCTTACTTTGAATATTATCTATTGTAGAGAGTATGATATTATTCAGGTGAGGGTTTACatggcagtgtcttattcagactactGACTTAATCAGGTTAATAGCAGAAactggtgtccatgtaaacttAGTCTGTGTcatccttttattttctgaattggAAGATTTGGAGAGCCTGGGTCATGTTAGTTATGCTGCTCCCTTGGTTTCCCAGGTGCTGTTGTGGAAGACAAACTTTGACACCAAATCCTACCAGGAGGTCCTGCAACAACACAGTCGGAGGTCCACCCCTGATCCCACACCCCACCTGTCCGACATCCACCCCAAAGTACCCCACCTTCATCGCCCACAGTCCACAGCCATTCGGGTCAGTTCAACCTGACTTTACATCACATTCAAGTCATATTCATAGTGTCTTGTccgtttgttggttggttgatttgtgTGATTTTAAGCAAGATTACCCAAAAGCTACTGGACAAATTACCATGAACCTGGGGGGAAGGATTAGGTATGAGTTGGCCATCATGCCCACAATCACACTGTTGTTATTGGCCAACTACTTTCAGCTCAAGTAGGAACTGTCAGCCTCTGCTGTCACTTTACCTGGGTTTGTTAAGGAGCCGGCCAGACTAGCCACTAGGTGTACATTATGCAAATGAAGGACATTGcgatgtcacatgacatcatgatgatgcAGATATATCAGCTGGACTACTGTTAGGTTTATAGCAGTTACAGTGTTTGCTGTGGTAGAGAGGAGCActctttacttttactttgtgcTTTTTAACTGACCC
This genomic interval from Paralichthys olivaceus isolate ysfri-2021 chromosome 7, ASM2471397v2, whole genome shotgun sequence contains the following:
- the poc1b gene encoding POC1 centriolar protein homolog B codes for the protein MASVLDDPTLERHFKGHKDAVTCADFSPNNKQLASGSVDKSLMIWNLALKTRAFRFVGHQDVITGVQFSPSGNLVATSSKDRTVRLWTPSMKGESTEFKAHTASVRSVAFSHDGQRLVTASDDKSVKVWSVHRQCFIYSLNQHTNWVRCARFSPDGRLIASCGDDRSVRLWDTSSKQCINCFTDYGGSTTFVEFNSSGTCIASSGADSSLKIWDLRTNKLIQHYQVHSAGINSFSFHPSNNYLISGSTDGMVKILDLLEGRLIYTLHGHKGAVITVAFSRTGDQFASGGADGQVLLWKTNFDTKSYQEVLQQHSRRSTPDPTPHLSDIHPKVPHLHRPQSTAIRISQTVADTQSADPRVVELGQAVHSTMLLNGQTRLMPTQTAPSRHHSNRLPAFRVANLREEGWKGEESTRRAGSTLESQIGAGGGGRGRREEEEEREEIKPPEVHQSSLDSTLRHIVQQLDILTQTVSVLEERLTLTEDKLKECLLHQSKIFKDVRSSGERRRTDSRETDGSSVHFT